The region CGGGGAAACCCGGAGAACCGGGAGATCGCCCTCACCTTTGACGACGGACCGCATCCCGGCAAGACCGAGCGCCTGCTGCGCATCCTGCGCAATGAAGGCGTGGTGGCCACGTTCTTCGTGGTGGGCAAGAAGGTCGACGAGCACCCAGAGCTGGTGCGCCGCGAAGTCTTCGAAGGTCACGAGGTGGCCAACCACACCTACAACCACATCCGCCTCAACAGCCTTGCACCGGCCCTCATCGCGGCCGAGCTGCACGCAGGCTCCGAAGCCATCACACGGGCCGTGGGCAGTCCCACCCGGATCTTTCGCCCCCCCGGAGGCGAGTACGACGCCGAGGTCATCGAGGTCGTAAAGCGCACAGGCTACGTCATGGTACTGTGGACAGACGATCCCGGGGACTACAGCGACCCGGGTGTCGAGTGGATACGAACCCGCACCGTGAACGAAGCCAGCAACGGGGGCATCATCTTGCTGCACGACGGCGTCGACCAGACGCTCGAGGCGCTCCCCCAGATCTTGCGCCGTCTGAAGCAGCAGGGGTTTCGGTTTGTGACGGTGAGCGAGATGGCACGCGAGCGCGGGGTCATCAAGACGGGCGGGCCACGCGTGCCGTGACCCGTGAGGGCCTTCGCCCCCGCAGCGTCAACCCGCGCTGCACCGGCCTCACATCACAAGCGAGTTGTCGATGTAGATCGCCTCGAGACGCATCCGGTTCTCTTCGTTGAGACGCACGGCTTCACGCAGCCGCGCATCGGCGGCTTCAACCAGGGCCTGGGCTGCGTCGAGCAGCGTCAGGTCGCCTTCGAGACGCGCGCGCTCAACCGTCTCAAGCGCGGCGAGAAACCCTTCGGCGGCCTCGACCCCAGTCTCGATCTCGATGCGCACGATGTCTTCGGCCGTCTCGGGGAGGTCGATCTCGAGGAGGCCGCGCCCCAGAGCGACGAGACGCTGGGCCAGCTGCTCGAGCTCACCCGTGATGTCGGCATCGTCGACCGCCGTGTCCCGGGCGCGCTCGATGAGCGCCATCACCTCGAGCGCCCGAGCACTGGGCTGCAGATCGATGCGGGTTGATTCGGCGGCTTCCACGTGAGCATCTACGCTGCCCGTCAGACGCCCCCTTCTTTGCTCTCGCTGTCGTGCTGAAGCGCGCGCCCGCCCGTCATCGGCGGCGCCCACCACAACGACGGGCAGCCCCGGACGGCCAAAGCTCTCAGCAAACCTGGATGGCGACGGAGACGCCCCGCGCGCCACCGCCTCGAGATCCATCGCGGTCAGGGCGCCCTCACGGCCTTTGCCGCACGATCATCCGGTGGCAGCGCCAGGCGAAGCGACTGCACGATCAGCAGCTCAGAGAGCTGTAGATCGCCGGCCGAAGGCAGCGAGGCCGCATACGCGTCGATGGCCGCGCGAACGACGGCAGGGCGCCCGTCGCGCAGCACCTGATCGACCAGGCGATTTCCGGCCGGTGTCAAGAAGCTCGACGCAAAGCAGCGCGTGAACGTGTCAGCGTCGAGCTGCGAGAAGAGGGCCTCGCGCACGGCGCGAAGCGGTTCAACCCCCTTGTCGCGCAGCGCTGCGAGGTGTTCGATGCGCGCGATGCCCACGCGCATCACATCATCGACGGCCACCGACTGCGTGCCCGAAGTGAGACGCTCGCCCAGCGGCCACACGTTGTGCGCGAGGTAGACAGATGCCGCGACGCCACGCTGCCCGTCGATGACCAGGGCACCGGGAGCCTGCGGCGACCAGAGCAGAACGTATGGCGTCCCGTCGACGCGCGCCGAGCGGGCCTCGAGAAAATAGAGATAGCTGCCGCTGTACAGAGACGATACGGCGTCGGCGTGGAGGCAGAGCGGATCGTGCAGCGCCGTGAGCTTGCCATAGTCGAGGCGCCACGCCTGCGGTTG is a window of Pseudomonadota bacterium DNA encoding:
- a CDS encoding polysaccharide deacetylase family protein, which encodes MTKMRPAAIMLGLFLLTAVTLAAAQADAPFDIERALEQTRRLLLDNPRIGEHGYLSTAELRARHEWELERSLSFPKLVRGNPENREIALTFDDGPHPGKTERLLRILRNEGVVATFFVVGKKVDEHPELVRREVFEGHEVANHTYNHIRLNSLAPALIAAELHAGSEAITRAVGSPTRIFRPPGGEYDAEVIEVVKRTGYVMVLWTDDPGDYSDPGVEWIRTRTVNEASNGGIILLHDGVDQTLEALPQILRRLKQQGFRFVTVSEMARERGVIKTGGPRVP